Proteins encoded within one genomic window of Eleutherodactylus coqui strain aEleCoq1 chromosome 1, aEleCoq1.hap1, whole genome shotgun sequence:
- the LOC136615406 gene encoding olfactory receptor 52A1-like: protein MMNSSFYPTYFLLVGIPGLEHEHIWISIPFCIVYILALLGNITIMAVILISPRLHQPMFLFLSMLAFNDSLLSTSFAPKILSILWFGDRAISFNGCLLQMFFIHSFTSIESGFLLSMAYDRYVAIYKPLRYNSIITSRLIFRLVIVLLVRAVILVSPCLFLIKRFTAFKTNIIAHSYCEHMAVVKLADADIRVNSMWGLFVAFSILGIDLLFILLSYIMIFNAVFRLPSTDARLKAFNTCTPHICVFLSLYSMAIFSFLSHRYGKNIPPYIHIIFSDLYLLVPPMLNPLVYGIKSNLIREEIRRILWKH from the coding sequence ATGATGAATTCCTCCTTCTATCCCACCTACTTCCTACTGGTTGGTATTCCGGGATTAGAACATGAACATATCTGGATCTCAATCCCTTTCTGTATTGTCTACATATTAGCTTTGCTGGGAAACATCACGATCATGGCTGTCATCCTCATATCTCCAAGACTCCACCAGCCTATGTTTTTATTCCTCTCCATGTTGGCATTTAATGACAGTCTACTTTCTACAAGCTTTGCCCCCAAAATATTGTCCATCCTCTGGTTCGGTGATAGAGCCATTAGCTTTAATGGATGTCTTCTTCAGATGTTCTTCATTCACTCCTTCACCAGTATTGAATCTGGGTTTTTGCTTTCCATGGCTTATGACCGGTATGTTGCCATATATAAGCCTCTTAGGTATAACTCCATTATAACCAGTAGACTGATATTCAGGCTAGTCATTGTGCTTCTAGTCAGAGCAGTTATTCTAGTCAGTCCCTGTCTTTTTCTGATAAAGAGGTTTACTGCATTCAAGACTAACATCATTGCACATTCCTACTGTGAGCACATGGCAGTGGTGAAGCTCGCTGATGCTGACATTCGGGTAAACAGTATGTGGGGACTGTTTGTAGCTTTCAGCATTCTTGGCATTGATTTGCTCTTCATCCTCTTATCATATATCATGATTTTCAATGCCGTCTTCCGTCTTCCATCTACAGACGCTCGCCTGAAAGCATTTAATACATGTACCCCCCATATTTGTGTGTTCCTCAGCCTTTATAGCATGGCCATATTCTCTTTCTTATCCCACCGATACGGCAAAAATATTCCTCCGTATATCCACATTATTTTTTCCGACCTTTACCTCTTGGTTCCACCTATGCTCAACCCACTTGTCTATGGGATAAAGTCAAACCTGATCCGAGAGGAGATCCGGAGAATCCTATGGAAGCATTAA